The DNA segment CAtgcaacctctgagccatcactccagcccacttttcattttaaagatctatttattttatatatgtgagtagaCTGtatctgtctttagacacaccaggagagggcatcaaattccattacagatggttgtgagcaaccatgtggttgctggggattgaactcaggaccttggaagaacagtcagtgttcctaacctctgatccatctctccagtgcatATTTATTCTTAAGATAATTTCCCaaaccaggcggtggtggcgcatgcctttaatcccacttgggaggcagaggcaggtggatttatgagttccaggccagcctggtctacaaagtgagttctaggacagcctgggctgcacagagaaaccctgcctcgaaaagaaccaaaataataataataatttcccaGTAACACTATATCCATAATTTAGTTAATTGCTTATTTAATTTCTGATAATGAACAAATTTGTAGTAGGTCAAGAtgactagaaggaaaaaaatcagcattgCACTTGATAACATTTATCATTAGCAGACTCTGTTAACTGTGAATGTGTGCATCTGAAAGCTGTTCTCTTAATTTCCTGATACAAAATTAATTGCTGAGCACACTCCAGAGAAATaacactttttaatttaatgtttgctAGTGCACATTTCATGAAATAACATAATGAAAAAGTAGTTTCAATGTATAATGTGCTTCCTTGGAGTTAGATGGTCAATAAGTGATAGTGAGCAGCCACAACAATGTAGTGGAGTTAAACTACACTCACTGCATGTAGAATGTAACAGCACAGAAGCCAGATTCAACCTCCTTACACTATATATCAGTTTAGATGTTTTACATATTCAATACAATGTTGACTCTAAGAAAACACATTGAGTAATTAGAAAATCTTGATCTCTGCATGTGCATTGAAGACCAGAATTCATTACCTGCTCATCAGGCAACATTACCAAGGAGAAACAGTGCAAGACCTCAGAGACCAATCATGGTTCATGCTTTGCATGATGTAAACACAGGAGGGAAACCTTTAATGAAAACCCACAAGACTTTTCTTTCCCTGCCCATCACTAAGATAGCTAAAGGCACTCTGGTCATTATGTGTTCTTCCTATGAACCTTCCAAATTGTGAAGAAGCTTggaattaaacatttcaaaatagtcACATAACAGTGATCTTTCTGGAATTGCTTCAAGGTATCAGCAGCAGATACCATGTGCTGATGCTCTTTGGACATGGATGATGGCCTAGAAACAATGTCACATGAATGTTAAAGATAGTGTATTCTATTAAATGAGTGTCTGGGTTTAAATAAACACTAGtgcttaaataaaatatgtgaagCTAGTAGAAAGCATCTTGGAACCCTCTCTTACACCTCCTAATACAATGCAGTTGGTCCTCGCTGGCAAACGATCATTGAATCTGTTAGAGCATCTCCTGGAGTCCTTGTCTGGCTTGAGAAGACCTTTACTGTGCTTTAAGCTCTAGTCCCTCTTGGTCATTCTGGGGCCTCTTAATTGTCTCAAGTGAAACAGGCTGCTTTATAATGCCTAGGCTTACTCCATGTCCCTATAGTAGTGGACTTCCAGGAGCTAACAGAAATGGAGACATGACTGTACTCTCTAGATCTACTCCTCAACATTGTCATCACCTTAGCAATTCCCCAAGATTAGACAGTTATTTTCTAGCTCAGGGTTCTACTGCCATGGATTTCTGTTTGAAAATCCTAAGCATGACATATACACGTTTAATCTGAGCCTTcaagaggtagaggtaggaggataTTTAATTCAAGACTACTCGGGACTATATGTGAGATTCTATCTTAATACATCACTGTCCTCATGGGGggaaaatgcaaaggaaaaggaGATGTAGACTATAGATGAGGATAaatagaagaggagaaggaaaaagagactaTTTAAAACATGTTATTTACCAAACATGCAGAGAACTATCTACTTGtcagtttctctccagtgtggtatctttttttttgtttttaagatttattattattcataagtacacaccatagctatcttcagacacaccagaggagggtgtcagatctcattacaggtggttgtaagccaccatgtggttgctgggatttgaactcaggaccttctgtaaaacagtcagtgctcttacctgctgagtcatctcaccagccccagtgtgATATCTTTTAGGCTGTCtgtcttaatttgggttttattgctgtgaaaagataccatgaccaaggcaactcttataaaggacatttaattgggtctagattcagaggttcagtctattatcatcaaggtgaaaagaatggcagtgtccaagcagacatggtgctggaggagacaagagttctacatcttgatcagaagccAGAAGACTCTTCTGCCCTGTGTGGATTTCAAGGTCCAAGCATAGGATCTCAAGGTCCAAGCACACAGTGCCAGACTTTCTCAAACACCACATCTACTCCAGAAAGGCCATACTCCCTATTACTGCCACTTGTCATGNGACAAGTATATTTAGTCCACCACACCTTTCAAGATCActgtaaaggctttaccacaNTGGTTATATTCATAGGGTTACTCTTTAGTATGCATTCTTTTATGCATTCGAGGATGACAATGGTATGAAAAGGCTTTAAAACATTGATCACATTTGTGAGGTTTCTCTCCCAGGATGAAATCTTTCATGTCTTTTAAGATCACTTGAACctacaaaggctttaccacattgatcacatttgtagggtttctctccagtatgtattcttttatgtacttggaaaGAACTttgatatgcaaaggctttgccacattgctcacattcatagggcttctctccagtatgtgttcttttatgtacttggagtGTACTATGATATGCAagggctttaccacattgattacatttataaggtttctctccagtatgtgttatTTTATGCANTTTGAGATGACTNTGtcgtgcaaaggctttaccacattcattacatttgtaNggtttctctccagtatgtgttttTTTATGAACTTGTAAATAACTTtcatatgcaaaggctttactaCATTGATCAcacttgtaaggtttctctccagtatgaattctttcatgtttttgaaGTTTATTAGAAGAGGCAAAGGATTtactacattgcttacattcataaggtttctctccagtatgaattctttcatgtttttgaaGTTTATCATGAGAGGCAAAAGATTTAGTACATTgcttacatttgtaaggtttctctccagtatgaattttttcatgtttttgaacTTTATCATGAGaggcaaaggctttaccacagtgattacatttgtaaggtttctctccagtatgaattctttcatgtttttgaaGTTGACCATGAGAGGCAAAGGATTTAGTACACtgcttacattcataaggtttcacTCCAGTATGTGTTGTTTTATGTGTACGGAGACTGGCATTACATCCAAAGGCTTTACCGCATTCAttgcatttgtaaggtttctctccagtatgaactctTTCATGTCTCTTAAGATCATTCTGACctacaaaggctttaccacattgatcacatttgtaaggtttctctccagtgtgtattcttttatgtactcGGAGGTGACAAcgatgtgcaaaggctt comes from the Mus caroli unplaced genomic scaffold, CAROLI_EIJ_v1.1 scaffold_20003_1, whole genome shotgun sequence genome and includes:
- the LOC110289076 gene encoding zinc finger protein 431, with the protein product KNIHELSECGKAFTCANYLCRHERSHTGEKPYESIQYGKAFVHHNSLQMCKIIHTGEKRYKCNQCDKAYSRPSILQIHKRTHSGEKPYECNQCGKAFARHSHLKIHMITHTGEKPYKCDQCGKAFAFHSTLQVHKRTHTGEKPYECNQCSKAFAHRCHLRVHKRIHTGEKPYKCDQCGKAFVGQNDLKRHERVHTGEKPYKCNECGKAFGCNASLRTHKTTHTGVKPYECKQCTKSFASHGQLQKHERIHTGEKPYKCNHCGKAFASHDKVQKHEKIHTGEKPYKCKQCTKSFASHDKLQKHERIHTGEKPYECKQCSKSFASSNKLQKHERIHTGEKPYKCDQCSKAFAYESYLQVHKKTHTGEKPYKCNECGKAFARXSHLKXHKITHTGEKPYKCNQCGKALAYHSTLQVHKRTHTGEKPYECEQCGKAFAYQSSFQVHKRIHTGEKPYKCDQCGKAFVGSSDLKRHERFHPGRETSQM